A section of the Deinococcus cellulosilyticus NBRC 106333 = KACC 11606 genome encodes:
- a CDS encoding M23 family metallopeptidase, with amino-acid sequence MPLMFPMRSEGKPQITAVYADRTYPTHLGYHTGWDCNYYYDWVKRKNIAGDGDLGLPFLAVADGEVKYISNHAGGLWGGLIVIWHEQYGIYSRYGHDLLEQDLIKVGDRVTAGQEIGRIGKGERGTFLAHLHIDFPRQIPGDERGAPFYAFWPGRNRDMCRTFFVDPSKLYQKFRAATPDMHDEMRLFTSAYR; translated from the coding sequence ATGCCACTGATGTTTCCGATGCGGTCCGAGGGAAAACCGCAGATTACTGCGGTCTATGCAGACAGAACCTACCCCACCCATCTGGGTTACCACACCGGATGGGACTGCAATTACTATTACGACTGGGTGAAACGCAAAAACATTGCTGGAGACGGAGACCTGGGGTTGCCCTTCCTGGCCGTTGCAGATGGAGAAGTAAAATACATCAGCAACCATGCCGGAGGCCTGTGGGGTGGCCTGATCGTGATCTGGCATGAGCAGTACGGGATCTACTCCAGATACGGTCATGACCTGCTGGAACAGGACCTCATCAAGGTGGGGGACAGGGTCACTGCAGGCCAGGAGATTGGCAGGATCGGGAAAGGGGAGAGGGGCACATTCCTGGCCCACCTGCACATCGACTTTCCCAGGCAGATCCCTGGAGATGAACGTGGAGCGCCGTTCTATGCCTTCTGGCCGGGAAGAAACCGGGACATGTGCCGCACCTTCTTTGTGGACCCCTCCAAGCTGTACCAGAAATTCAGGGCAGCCACGCCAGACATGCACGATGAAATGCGCCTGTTCACCAGCGCATACCGCTGA
- a CDS encoding DUF3197 domain-containing protein encodes MHTPEITGTIGAPKETLSLLLEKSDFNAQTMFIVITDFQGHRNIARYSVLVHNKEASTLSVPAFGPHYGQAGIEALRDVVQTAIASGVTNFKETVVNPYDFQRMTSDPDEADLKVLLSKANPTDYNIYI; translated from the coding sequence ATGCATACTCCAGAAATCACCGGAACCATCGGTGCACCGAAAGAAACCCTCTCCCTGCTGCTGGAGAAAAGTGATTTCAACGCCCAGACCATGTTCATTGTGATCACCGACTTTCAGGGGCACCGCAACATCGCCCGTTACAGCGTGCTGGTGCACAACAAGGAGGCCAGCACCCTGAGCGTTCCTGCTTTCGGTCCCCACTATGGGCAGGCAGGCATCGAAGCCCTCAGGGACGTGGTGCAGACCGCCATTGCTTCAGGGGTGACCAACTTCAAGGAAACCGTGGTCAATCCTTATGATTTCCAGCGCATGACCAGCGACCCTGACGAGGCAGACCTCAAGGTTCTGCTCTCGAAGGCCAACCCCACCGATTACAACATCTACATTTAA
- a CDS encoding RCC1 domain-containing protein, producing MKNTLILTGLTFLMVACGTQSVPSQTVSEPSTEVSTETPAQAPEGAADMNALVAPIAAPRNLSSGNQHNLGIVGGVLKAWGWNGYNQISNANTLSGITEVAAGWNTSLVRKSDGTVYAWGRNEFGQLGLGNKVDQSAPQKISTLSNVTAISAGMEHSLALKSDGTVWAWGHNNVGQIGDGTSTDRLTPVQVKGLSGIVQITAGLGHSLALKNDGSVWVWGWNMDGQLGTGNTTTLTVPVKLTTISGVTRVSAGHYHSLALKSDGTVWAWGDNHNGRLGNNSTIGSKRPVQVQKLSGVKDLVAGPAHNLALTTSGQVYSWGKNDSGQLGNGTLIDQKTPVLVPGISAATALSTGRAHSVVLTSTGKLWAFGNNFGGQLGDGTTTNRMSPVQVTKL from the coding sequence ATGAAAAACACCCTGATTCTGACAGGCCTGACCTTCCTGATGGTCGCCTGTGGCACCCAATCTGTTCCCTCCCAGACCGTTTCCGAACCCTCCACCGAAGTCAGCACCGAAACCCCTGCACAGGCCCCTGAAGGTGCTGCAGACATGAATGCCCTGGTTGCACCTATTGCTGCTCCCCGCAACCTTTCCAGTGGGAACCAGCACAACCTTGGGATTGTGGGCGGTGTGCTGAAAGCCTGGGGATGGAACGGTTACAACCAGATCAGCAATGCGAACACCCTCAGTGGCATCACCGAAGTGGCCGCAGGCTGGAACACCTCCCTGGTTCGCAAGAGCGATGGCACCGTGTACGCCTGGGGCCGCAACGAATTCGGACAGCTGGGTCTTGGCAACAAGGTCGACCAGAGTGCGCCCCAGAAGATTTCCACCCTCAGCAATGTGACCGCCATCAGTGCAGGCATGGAACACAGCCTGGCCCTCAAGAGTGACGGCACTGTGTGGGCCTGGGGCCACAACAATGTGGGCCAGATCGGAGACGGCACCAGCACCGACCGCCTGACCCCCGTGCAGGTCAAGGGCCTCTCTGGCATCGTGCAGATCACCGCAGGCCTCGGGCATTCCCTGGCCCTCAAGAACGACGGCAGCGTTTGGGTGTGGGGCTGGAACATGGACGGACAGCTGGGCACCGGAAACACCACCACCCTGACTGTTCCTGTGAAACTCACCACCATCTCTGGCGTCACCCGCGTCTCTGCAGGGCACTACCACTCCCTGGCCCTCAAGAGCGACGGCACCGTGTGGGCCTGGGGCGACAACCACAATGGTCGCCTGGGCAACAACAGCACCATTGGCAGCAAACGCCCTGTGCAGGTTCAGAAGCTCAGTGGAGTGAAAGACCTCGTTGCCGGACCCGCCCACAACCTCGCCCTCACCACCAGCGGTCAGGTGTACAGCTGGGGCAAGAACGACAGCGGACAGCTGGGCAACGGCACCCTGATCGATCAGAAAACCCCCGTGCTGGTTCCCGGAATCAGCGCTGCCACTGCCCTCTCCACGGGCCGTGCCCACAGTGTGGTCCTGACCAGCACTGGCAAACTCTGGGCATTTGGCAACAACTTTGGCGGACAGCTCGGTGATGGCACCACCACCAACCGCATGTCCCCTGTGCAGGTCACCAAACTGTAA
- a CDS encoding beta strand repeat-containing protein has product MFCTASSGLNRAGRGRIAGIWQSLLKCLLLLLFVGSAAQAQTTTLKITPITWDIIGLDSNNVNTGPNVFVVGARVCNIGSSTATNVTAQFLKTGTNNPYINLQDLDSYSVASLPAGVDPNPTGRKTYMYPNPTQTSIPANCFDFYFNGVITRTTDAYTTKQDYIIRATATNASTVQTPSGRALYIEKLVSQNRNSVKSLTGSTTVEVGKTYQYTLVVDTATGGYEQIEHFPNFPNNQFQILKIETSYDEPPNQKNQIAWGDACGWNYVYDYSKSNPNQSFCGPVSGYNITGGKAGGNPITTVYTVRILGPGNGAINNLIYDFSGSSYHYNSDYNTGGTMNFTSVFPPNLTVTKSTSTPVVARISGATASYSITVSNAATDSGTATSVVISDPLPTGFTYASTGTVVLSGGATRTTTSNPTSGSTTPSWGSFTLPAGASVTIPFTVNVSTSAALTTHQNGVTATYTSPDGTTGNQRTYNSASSTAEDVTLINPFDFGDAPTASPYNYGSASHLVGGGYLGLGVDTESANQPTTAANGDDLNGTDDEDGVTLNPALGSNYSTVALAGSSNVMSVVASASGFVNAWIDLNLDGDFLDAGEQVLTNQAVVAGSNSLNFTLGNAVRHGVSYLRVRYTTSAVGSPSPVGQLNSGEVEDHQINLAVPMPSGQCGVGLDNGGFESLSVPLSTYIITEKTNVPGWNTTATDNQIEIWKSGFNGVPAFAGGQFAELNANMVSSLYQDVVTVPGQVVRWTFAHRGRLGTDTLRLRVGAPTTSIASMTLLQTASDGTSGWGFYTGSYTVPAGQFVTRFAFESVSASGGDPTFGNFLDAVSFAAPCNFSGTIFEDYNYGGGAGRNFNSGQGMAGVPARVELYNANGNYMLSTTASSTGAYSFDFSLLGTHYIRVVNSTVQSSRSGYTSSLIPVQTYRSVYTSGSVTGVSNEVGGRAPASVDAASGASGAVLDTTAFTLSSGGQVQTVSPIDVIQTSVNVTGVNFGFNFDTIVNTNRTGQGSLAQFITNAITLGGETSLAQSGNRRTTAGTSESLPAGYESSIFMIPAAQHTSGVAIINLSGASDPALPSILGANAVRTIVDGTTQTANIGNTNSGVLGAGVTVGTGNDGQEGGGDDPTLAQVQRPEVQLTGRFGINGLWVGANNVSLRGLAVRGFGQNSTTSNHGDVVIDGASNVTIEGMILGTTASSFSDPGAGNRSSNGIVIWSGAVSNLTLQNNLIGFMERRGIAATGNTLQLDTVLIQQNEIRSTNRLGTTQGGGIELNPNYSPSGTYHRLITIRQNLITGVGTGDSGIELGYTPSDTVKRIEDNTISNNAFGGISLSLDTATGTATFNSSTVRDYILHNVITGNQTGVQIYAAGTISALNNKTISQNAIYDNTALGIDLRQDGVSANDGGLTTAQPNQMIDYPIITSSVLTGNSLQLRGVVGGNLPSNAIPTPNNSTFAGVTVEFFIADNNPANQNGPVLVSDTLSKPHGEGAIYIGQGTADASGNFNVTLTLTAAQVTALGTATNVTATATSAAGATSEFGPVYLFNQVSGTVFEDVNYGGGAGRDYATSNTSAQNGGSGFAAGAIGRANVTVEVYDSAGNPVDLNPGTAGVQNSVTTQAGGTYSIGLFEGNYQIRVVNSTLTSVRATSGTGLIPVQTYRTNASSGTAVAVTNRVGGENPAEVDAAANASSTLSALNAQTGIEVQSISLVNLNAGNVSGVDFGFNYDTIVSTRDSGQGSLRQFVLNANALGDESKLAQSGNRKKLDNTNEALPAGKESSIFMVPSGQLTTGVVVITLSSTVQFTGTNSPNAILDATTQTVNIGDTNSQAANGRTDQLGTGGTVGLGPDAVASSGDELVLNKVFRPEVEIKAGSGVPGVGLRLSANNITVRGVSIYGFGSSANSDNNANIQIDDTFVNTLIEQNWIGLQAARTAFDCSATAATAVSTGTGDNIRSVGGDNGTVRYNLIGCSAGKGFGVENSSTGWQIIGNEIRGNAILNRHLDGIDIENGASGSATVRGNLITANWGVGVDSYSGAGSNTIEQNTIDGNGIGISGGSPLEDAGIRLYGSGSTVQFNVIRNNVGSGVQIQVGSNNNVITRNSIHNNTKIGIDLLKTGDDETKGTDPYYTINDSGDTDTGGNDLLNFPVFTTATLQAGNLVVQGYARPGAAIELFIASPDPSGFGEGQTYLVTLTEGCASVATCLYLDQDSTTGSYGPGAVNGTPQGQDSTNRFQFSIPVGSLLASVSVGTQLTATATLGGKTSEFSGLVTISVGGFTVSGNVYEDLQPNGTREATESWATGTTVYVHLIQGGNVVATTTVNAGTGAFSFSNIGNGTYTLAVSSVSGVVSSPAPAIQAPTGWLYMNPDSGSKQVDVAGNVSNQNFGLYHGSRLTGRVFYDNAHGAASAADESKANNGIQDLQEKGASGVTVKATAGTGTVTAVTDGSGNFQIYLPHQQFGGQLVIVSHNVQPATGNNINNSTSVVLASALNDGLASSRVYSNTSGQVYGSFYFGVLSPSAWRPDQSGTTSSPGIIDYTHSYIPQTLGALNFATTGNLFYAVYGDLNCDGTLTDAEKNVNVLVNPVQVGYSWPRLSDGSFKPCEYHVLVSVPSNLAANSVDKVRVKAELTWQNNTSVKDPLYLLDTTTTRTLGNGGKLSLTKGLRNITQGETSYTTSNGGKVGETIEYKITFTNSGDTVITDIVLGDNIPYFTDLLQNMYGATGEMELHCPNGAVVNVHLGVVGVIDLPLNLPTSCNITQMAPGDFGYFLYQVKIR; this is encoded by the coding sequence ATGTTTTGCACTGCATCTTCAGGTTTGAACCGTGCAGGAAGGGGGCGTATTGCTGGCATCTGGCAGTCCCTCCTGAAATGCCTGCTGCTCCTCCTGTTTGTGGGGTCTGCTGCACAGGCCCAGACCACCACCCTGAAAATCACCCCCATCACCTGGGACATCATCGGTCTGGACTCCAACAACGTGAACACTGGCCCCAACGTCTTTGTGGTGGGGGCACGGGTCTGCAACATTGGCAGCAGCACCGCCACCAATGTGACTGCGCAGTTCCTCAAGACCGGGACCAACAACCCCTACATCAACCTGCAGGACCTGGACAGTTACAGTGTGGCCTCCCTGCCTGCCGGGGTCGATCCCAACCCCACCGGCAGAAAAACCTACATGTACCCCAACCCCACCCAGACCAGCATTCCTGCCAACTGTTTTGATTTTTACTTCAACGGGGTGATCACCCGCACCACAGATGCGTACACCACCAAGCAGGATTACATCATCCGGGCCACGGCCACCAATGCCAGCACCGTGCAGACCCCCTCTGGACGTGCCCTTTACATCGAGAAACTGGTGTCCCAGAACCGCAACTCGGTCAAAAGCCTCACGGGTTCCACCACGGTTGAGGTGGGCAAAACCTACCAGTACACCCTGGTGGTGGACACGGCCACAGGCGGGTACGAGCAGATTGAGCACTTCCCCAACTTTCCCAACAACCAGTTCCAGATCCTGAAAATCGAAACCTCTTACGATGAGCCTCCAAATCAGAAAAACCAGATCGCCTGGGGGGACGCCTGCGGCTGGAATTACGTTTACGATTACAGCAAGAGCAACCCCAACCAGAGCTTTTGCGGACCTGTTTCTGGCTACAACATCACTGGAGGCAAAGCCGGGGGGAACCCCATCACCACGGTTTACACCGTCAGGATTCTGGGTCCCGGGAACGGGGCCATCAACAACCTGATCTACGATTTCTCGGGCAGCAGTTACCACTACAACAGCGATTACAACACCGGTGGAACCATGAATTTCACCTCGGTGTTTCCCCCCAACCTGACCGTGACCAAGAGCACCAGCACCCCGGTGGTTGCCCGGATCAGTGGGGCCACCGCCAGTTACAGCATCACAGTCTCCAACGCTGCCACCGACAGTGGCACCGCCACCAGTGTGGTGATCAGTGACCCGCTTCCCACGGGGTTCACCTATGCGTCAACAGGCACGGTGGTGCTGTCTGGTGGAGCCACCCGCACCACCACCAGCAACCCCACTTCGGGCAGCACCACGCCCAGCTGGGGAAGCTTCACCCTGCCTGCTGGAGCCAGTGTCACCATTCCTTTCACGGTGAATGTCTCGACCAGTGCAGCACTCACCACCCACCAGAACGGGGTGACTGCCACTTACACCAGTCCGGACGGCACCACCGGCAACCAGAGGACCTACAATTCAGCGAGCAGCACTGCTGAAGATGTGACCCTGATCAATCCTTTCGATTTCGGTGATGCCCCCACCGCCAGTCCTTACAACTACGGAAGTGCCAGCCATCTCGTTGGTGGAGGGTACCTGGGTCTCGGGGTGGACACCGAGTCGGCCAACCAGCCCACCACGGCAGCCAATGGGGACGACCTGAACGGCACCGATGACGAAGATGGCGTGACCCTCAACCCTGCTCTGGGGAGCAATTACAGCACAGTGGCCCTGGCGGGCAGCAGCAACGTGATGTCTGTGGTGGCCTCTGCATCAGGGTTTGTGAATGCCTGGATCGACCTCAACCTGGACGGGGATTTTCTGGATGCCGGGGAGCAGGTCCTCACCAACCAGGCCGTGGTTGCAGGAAGCAACAGCCTGAACTTCACCCTGGGCAATGCTGTGCGGCACGGGGTCAGTTACCTGCGGGTGCGTTACACCACCAGTGCTGTGGGCTCTCCATCACCCGTCGGGCAATTGAACAGCGGTGAAGTGGAGGATCACCAGATCAACCTGGCCGTTCCGATGCCTTCTGGTCAGTGTGGGGTGGGCCTCGACAATGGAGGGTTTGAGTCCCTCTCGGTGCCCCTGAGCACCTACATCATCACCGAAAAAACCAATGTGCCGGGCTGGAACACCACCGCCACCGACAACCAGATCGAAATCTGGAAGTCTGGATTCAATGGGGTGCCTGCTTTCGCAGGAGGCCAGTTTGCAGAACTGAACGCCAACATGGTCTCCTCGCTGTACCAGGATGTGGTGACCGTACCCGGGCAGGTGGTCCGCTGGACTTTCGCCCACCGGGGCCGCCTCGGGACCGACACCCTGCGCCTCAGGGTGGGCGCTCCCACCACCAGCATTGCTTCCATGACCCTGCTGCAGACGGCCTCCGATGGCACCAGTGGATGGGGATTCTACACCGGAAGTTACACCGTTCCTGCCGGACAGTTTGTCACCCGCTTTGCCTTCGAGTCGGTTTCTGCCTCTGGAGGAGACCCCACCTTCGGAAACTTCCTGGATGCCGTCTCCTTCGCTGCCCCCTGCAATTTCTCAGGCACCATTTTTGAGGACTACAACTATGGGGGAGGGGCAGGGCGCAACTTCAACAGCGGTCAGGGCATGGCCGGAGTGCCTGCCAGAGTGGAACTGTACAACGCAAATGGCAATTACATGCTCAGCACCACCGCAAGCAGCACCGGAGCGTACAGCTTTGATTTCTCCCTGCTGGGGACCCATTACATCCGTGTGGTGAACAGCACGGTGCAATCCAGCCGCAGTGGGTACACCAGCAGCCTGATTCCAGTGCAGACCTACCGTTCTGTGTACACCTCGGGAAGCGTCACGGGCGTTTCAAACGAGGTGGGGGGCCGGGCACCCGCTTCTGTGGATGCGGCTTCTGGAGCATCCGGTGCAGTGCTGGACACCACCGCCTTCACCCTTTCCAGTGGAGGGCAGGTCCAGACGGTCAGCCCCATTGATGTGATCCAGACCTCGGTGAACGTCACGGGCGTGAACTTCGGCTTCAACTTTGACACCATTGTGAACACCAACAGGACCGGGCAGGGCTCTCTTGCCCAGTTCATCACCAACGCCATCACCCTCGGAGGGGAAACCAGCCTGGCCCAGTCGGGAAACCGCAGGACCACTGCAGGGACCAGTGAATCCCTCCCAGCAGGTTACGAGAGCAGCATCTTCATGATTCCTGCGGCCCAGCACACCAGTGGGGTGGCGATCATCAACCTCTCAGGGGCCTCCGATCCAGCCCTCCCCAGCATCCTTGGGGCCAATGCGGTGCGGACCATTGTGGATGGGACCACCCAGACCGCCAACATCGGCAACACCAACAGCGGTGTGCTCGGTGCTGGAGTGACGGTGGGCACCGGGAACGATGGTCAGGAAGGTGGGGGAGATGATCCCACGCTGGCCCAGGTGCAGCGTCCAGAAGTGCAACTGACCGGGCGTTTTGGCATCAACGGCCTGTGGGTCGGGGCAAACAATGTCTCCCTGCGCGGTCTGGCTGTTCGGGGCTTCGGGCAGAACAGCACCACCAGCAACCACGGGGATGTGGTCATTGATGGGGCCAGCAACGTGACCATCGAAGGCATGATCCTTGGAACAACGGCGAGCAGTTTCAGCGATCCTGGCGCAGGGAACCGCAGCAGCAACGGCATTGTGATCTGGAGTGGCGCAGTCAGCAACCTGACCCTTCAGAACAACCTGATTGGTTTCATGGAGCGCAGAGGCATTGCTGCCACCGGAAACACCCTGCAACTCGACACCGTGCTGATCCAGCAGAACGAAATCCGCTCCACCAACCGCCTCGGGACCACCCAGGGCGGAGGGATTGAACTGAACCCCAACTACAGCCCTTCTGGGACGTACCACCGCCTCATCACCATCAGGCAGAACCTGATCACCGGGGTGGGCACAGGGGATTCAGGGATCGAACTGGGTTACACCCCCAGCGACACCGTCAAACGCATCGAGGACAACACCATCAGCAACAATGCTTTTGGTGGGATCAGCCTGTCTCTGGACACGGCCACAGGAACGGCCACCTTCAACAGCAGCACCGTGCGGGACTACATTCTGCACAACGTGATCACCGGAAACCAGACCGGTGTGCAGATTTACGCTGCAGGCACCATCTCTGCCCTGAACAACAAGACCATCTCCCAGAACGCCATCTATGACAACACGGCCCTGGGGATCGACCTGAGACAGGACGGGGTTTCGGCCAACGATGGGGGGCTCACCACGGCCCAGCCCAACCAGATGATCGATTACCCGATCATCACCTCCAGTGTGCTGACCGGAAACAGCCTGCAGCTCAGAGGGGTGGTGGGTGGAAACCTGCCCAGCAACGCCATTCCCACCCCCAACAACTCCACCTTTGCTGGCGTGACCGTTGAGTTCTTCATTGCAGACAACAATCCGGCCAACCAGAACGGACCTGTGCTGGTCAGCGACACCCTCAGCAAACCACACGGTGAAGGGGCCATCTACATTGGTCAGGGCACTGCAGATGCCAGCGGAAACTTCAATGTGACCCTGACTTTGACTGCCGCTCAGGTGACGGCTCTGGGCACGGCCACCAACGTCACGGCAACCGCCACCAGTGCAGCAGGAGCCACCTCCGAGTTTGGTCCGGTGTACCTGTTCAATCAGGTGTCCGGAACGGTCTTTGAAGATGTCAATTACGGTGGAGGGGCAGGTCGGGATTACGCCACCTCCAACACCAGTGCCCAGAACGGGGGCAGCGGTTTTGCTGCCGGAGCCATCGGACGGGCAAATGTGACCGTTGAGGTGTACGACAGTGCCGGGAATCCCGTGGACCTCAATCCAGGAACCGCAGGTGTGCAGAACAGTGTGACCACCCAGGCAGGAGGCACCTACAGCATCGGGCTCTTTGAAGGCAATTACCAGATCCGCGTGGTGAACAGCACCCTGACTTCCGTGCGCGCCACCTCTGGAACGGGATTGATTCCGGTCCAGACCTACCGGACGAATGCCTCGAGTGGAACTGCTGTGGCCGTCACCAACAGGGTTGGAGGAGAAAACCCTGCAGAAGTGGACGCTGCAGCAAACGCCAGCAGCACCCTCAGCGCCCTGAACGCCCAGACGGGCATCGAAGTGCAGTCCATCAGCCTCGTGAACCTCAACGCAGGGAACGTCAGCGGGGTGGATTTCGGCTTCAACTACGACACCATCGTGAGCACCAGGGACAGCGGTCAGGGGTCCCTGAGGCAGTTCGTGCTCAATGCCAATGCCCTTGGCGATGAGAGCAAACTGGCCCAGAGCGGCAACCGCAAGAAGCTCGACAACACCAACGAGGCCCTCCCCGCAGGGAAGGAAAGCAGCATCTTCATGGTGCCTTCTGGCCAGCTCACCACCGGAGTGGTTGTCATCACCCTGAGCAGCACCGTGCAATTCACCGGAACCAACAGCCCCAACGCCATTCTGGATGCCACCACCCAGACCGTGAACATCGGGGACACCAACAGCCAGGCAGCGAACGGCAGGACGGATCAACTGGGCACCGGGGGCACAGTGGGCCTCGGGCCAGATGCCGTGGCCAGCAGTGGCGACGAACTGGTGCTGAACAAAGTGTTCCGTCCAGAAGTGGAAATCAAAGCAGGCAGCGGGGTTCCTGGCGTGGGTCTGAGGCTCTCTGCCAACAACATCACCGTGCGTGGGGTGTCCATTTACGGGTTTGGCAGCTCGGCCAACAGCGACAACAATGCCAACATCCAGATCGACGACACCTTTGTGAACACCCTGATCGAGCAGAACTGGATCGGCCTGCAGGCTGCACGCACCGCTTTCGATTGCTCTGCCACTGCTGCCACAGCGGTTTCTACCGGAACCGGAGACAACATCCGCAGCGTTGGGGGAGACAACGGCACCGTGCGATACAACCTGATCGGATGCAGTGCCGGAAAAGGCTTTGGGGTGGAAAACAGCTCCACAGGCTGGCAGATCATCGGAAACGAAATCCGGGGGAACGCCATCCTCAACCGCCACCTGGATGGCATCGACATCGAAAACGGTGCTTCCGGAAGTGCCACTGTGCGGGGCAACCTGATCACCGCCAACTGGGGGGTGGGAGTGGACTCCTACTCGGGCGCAGGAAGCAACACCATCGAGCAGAACACCATTGACGGCAACGGCATCGGCATTTCTGGAGGAAGCCCCCTCGAAGATGCAGGCATCCGGCTTTACGGAAGTGGCAGCACCGTTCAATTCAACGTGATCCGCAACAACGTGGGATCGGGTGTGCAGATCCAGGTGGGCAGCAACAACAATGTGATCACCCGCAACTCGATCCACAACAACACCAAGATCGGCATCGACCTCCTGAAAACCGGGGACGATGAAACCAAAGGCACGGACCCTTATTACACCATCAACGACTCAGGCGACACGGACACGGGCGGCAACGACCTCCTGAACTTCCCGGTCTTCACCACGGCCACCTTGCAGGCAGGAAACCTGGTGGTCCAGGGGTACGCCCGTCCTGGCGCAGCCATTGAACTGTTCATTGCCAGCCCTGATCCCAGTGGCTTTGGTGAAGGGCAGACCTACCTCGTGACCCTGACCGAAGGCTGTGCTTCAGTCGCCACCTGCCTTTATCTGGATCAGGACAGCACCACCGGATCTTACGGACCGGGTGCAGTGAATGGCACCCCACAGGGCCAGGACAGCACCAACCGGTTCCAGTTCAGCATTCCGGTGGGAAGCCTGCTGGCCTCTGTCAGCGTGGGAACCCAGCTCACCGCCACCGCAACCCTGGGCGGCAAGACCTCGGAGTTCAGCGGTCTGGTGACCATCAGTGTCGGAGGGTTCACCGTCTCTGGCAACGTGTACGAGGACCTGCAACCCAACGGCACCCGCGAAGCCACAGAAAGCTGGGCCACGGGCACCACCGTTTACGTGCACCTGATCCAGGGCGGCAATGTGGTGGCAACCACCACCGTGAATGCTGGGACCGGAGCTTTCTCCTTCTCCAACATCGGCAACGGGACGTACACCCTTGCAGTGTCCAGTGTCTCTGGTGTGGTCAGCAGTCCTGCTCCTGCCATTCAGGCCCCCACAGGCTGGCTGTACATGAATCCCGATTCTGGCAGCAAACAGGTGGATGTGGCTGGAAACGTGAGCAACCAGAACTTCGGGCTTTATCACGGCTCCAGGCTCACCGGACGGGTGTTCTACGACAATGCCCATGGTGCAGCAAGTGCTGCAGATGAAAGCAAGGCCAACAACGGCATTCAGGACCTGCAGGAAAAAGGTGCTTCTGGCGTCACGGTGAAAGCCACTGCTGGAACGGGAACCGTTACGGCTGTGACCGATGGGAGCGGCAACTTCCAGATCTACCTGCCCCACCAGCAGTTCGGGGGTCAACTGGTCATCGTGTCCCACAATGTGCAGCCTGCCACCGGAAACAACATCAACAACAGCACGTCTGTGGTGCTCGCCTCTGCCCTGAACGATGGTCTGGCGTCCAGTCGGGTGTACAGCAACACCAGTGGTCAGGTGTACGGCAGCTTCTACTTCGGGGTTTTGAGTCCTTCTGCCTGGAGGCCCGATCAGAGCGGGACCACCAGCAGCCCTGGCATCATTGATTACACCCACTCGTACATTCCGCAAACCCTCGGTGCCCTGAACTTTGCCACCACCGGAAACCTGTTCTATGCGGTCTATGGCGACCTCAACTGCGATGGAACCCTCACCGATGCCGAGAAGAACGTCAATGTGCTGGTCAACCCTGTGCAGGTCGGGTACAGCTGGCCGCGCCTGAGTGACGGCAGCTTCAAACCCTGTGAATACCACGTGCTGGTGAGCGTCCCCTCCAACCTTGCCGCCAACTCCGTCGATAAAGTGAGGGTCAAGGCAGAACTCACCTGGCAGAACAACACCAGCGTCAAAGATCCCCTGTATCTGCTGGACACCACCACCACCCGCACCCTGGGCAACGGAGGCAAACTCAGCCTGACCAAGGGCCTGCGCAACATCACCCAGGGAGAAACCTCCTACACCACCAGCAACGGAGGCAAGGTGGGGGAAACCATCGAGTACAAGATCACCTTCACCAACTCTGGAGACACCGTGATCACCGACATCGTGCTCGGGGACAACATCCCCTACTTCACCGACCTGCTGCAGAACATGTATGGAGCCACAGGAGAGATGGAACTGCACTGCCCGAATGGCGCTGTGGTGAATGTCCACCTCGGGGTGGTCGGTGTGATTGATCTGCCCCTGAATTTGCCCACCAGTTGCAACATCACCCAGATGGCCCCGGGAGATTTCGGGTACTTCCTGTATCAGGTGAAAATCCGCTGA